The following are from one region of the Quercus robur chromosome 1, dhQueRobu3.1, whole genome shotgun sequence genome:
- the LOC126708906 gene encoding uncharacterized protein LOC126708906, with protein MDDSKKGCCLKSWNSICSPKNVGGLGIKKTADMNKALVAKMTWDVVNNSDKRWVVVFKKKYVRNRNFMKMPNPKSASWAAQSIFECRKVISKGLCHRIGDGLNTWIFEDPWVPNEPGFIPQIRSGVSTAVHLVADLINQDTRQWDRGEFSVKFAYNAIRGLNHQNHPHMLSKDWKDLWKLKVNARLKNLLWKINKARVEGSKSNPADLSRQIFKVFMEHKDAWKEQNERPSKDVVWSPPPKSWIKINFDVAIREEKTTVAVVGRDDNGNLLLTWAEHFESGNSLLGEARAAWFAMKCAMNEGFQNIILEGDAWNVIEPLKKSDITPHWSIKSILEDIVFFVNSFSNVEFSFVHRKGNVSAHLLAQWAALVNWSGPVPISFLPSHVSQAVVRDGSRPDLFCFSPVSG; from the exons ATGGATGATAGTAAGAAAGGTTGTTGTCTCAAAAGCTGGAATTCAATATGTTCTCCTAAAAATGTTGGAGGACTTGGCATTAAAAAAACAGCAGATATGAATAAAGCTTTGGTGGCTAAAATGACTTGGGATGTGGTCAATAACAGTGATAAAAGGTGGGTGGTGGTCTTCAAGAAGAAATATGTTCGGAACAGAAATTTCATGAAAATGCCTAATCCAAAGAGTGCTTCTTGGGCTGCTCAAAGTATCTTTGAGTGCAGGAAGGTTATTAGTAAGGGCTTGTGCCATAGAATTGGTGATGGCCTTAACACTTGGATCTTTGAAGATCCTTGGGTCCCTAATGAGCCAGGGTTCATCCCCCAAATAAGAAGTGGTGTATCTACTGCTGTTCACTTGGTAGCAGATTTGATTAATCAGGATACCAGACAATGGGATAGAG GTGAGTTTTCAGTGAAATTCGCTTATAATGCGATAAGAGGGCTGAATCATCAAAACCACCCCCATATGCTTAGTAAAGATTGGAAGGACTTATGGAAGCTGAAAGTAAATGCTAGGTTGAAAAACCTTTTGTGGAAAAT AAATAAAGCTAGAGTGGAAGGTTCCAAAAGTAATCCAGCTGATCTTTCCAGGCAGATTTTTAAAGTCTTCATGGAGCATAAGGATGCTTGGAAAGAGCAAAATGAGAGACCATCCAAAGATGTGGTCTGGTCTCCCCCTCCAAAGAGTTGGATCAAGATAAATTTTGATGTGGCAATCCGTGAAGAGAAAACCACAGTTGCAGTTGTGGGAAGAGATGATAATGGCAACCTTTTGTTGACATGGGCAGAGCACTTTGAGAGTGGAAATTCCCTACTAGGAGAAGCGAGAGCAGCTTGGTTTGCCATGAAGTGTGCTATGAATGAAGGATTTCAGAATATAATCTTGGAGGGTGATGCTTGGAATGTCATTGAGCCACTGAAAAAATCTGATATAACCCCGCATTGGAGTATCAAGTCTATCCTAGAAGATATTGTGTTCTTTGTTAATAGTTTTTCCAatgttgaattttcttttgtacaTAGAAAAGGTAATGTATCTGCTCATTTGCTTGCTCAATGGGCAGCTCTTGTAAACTGGTCTGGGCCGGTTCCCATCTCCTTTCTGCCTTCTCATGTATCTCAGGCTGTTGTTAGAGATGGGTCCAGGCCCGATCTTTTTTGTTTCTCCCCGGTTTCGGGTTGA
- the LOC126718536 gene encoding beta-glucosidase 12-like isoform X2, translating to MSRKYRGSIGISLVSDWYEPFSNARHDRDAAQRALDFIFGWLVDPLTNGDYPHSMQSLVGDRLPKFTKEQSKLVNGSFDFLGLNYYTANYAADSDHSKADNKSYLTDSQTNTTTERNGIPISPKAASDWLYVYQRGIRDILLYTKKKYNNPLIFITENGNVLT from the exons ATGAGCAGAAAGTACAGAGGCTCTATTGGTATATCCCTAGTCTCAGACTGGTATGAGCCATTCTCTAATGCGAGGCATGACCGTGATGCTGCGCAAAGAGCCCTTGATTTCATATTTGGATG GCTTGTGGATCCCCTAACCAACGGTGACTATCCACATAGCATGCAATCTCTAGTTGGTGACCGATTACCCAAATTCACGAAAGAGCAATCCAAGCTAGTAAATGGGTCATTTGATTTTCTAGGGCTAAACTACTATACTGCTAATTATGCAGCCGATTCAGATCACTCGAAAGCTGATAACAAAAGCTACTTGACAGATTCGCAAACTAATACTACTA CTGAGCGCAATGGGATCCCCATCAGTCCAAAG GCTGCTTCAGATTGGCTCTATGTCTATCAAAGGGGAATTCGAGACATTCTATTatacacaaagaaaaagtacaataaTCCACTAATTTTCATTACCGAGAAtg GGAATGTGTTAACGTGA
- the LOC126718536 gene encoding beta-glucosidase 12-like isoform X1 gives MSRKYRGSIGISLVSDWYEPFSNARHDRDAAQRALDFIFGWLVDPLTNGDYPHSMQSLVGDRLPKFTKEQSKLVNGSFDFLGLNYYTANYAADSDHSKADNKSYLTDSQTNTTTERNGIPISPKAASDWLYVYQRGIRDILLYTKKKYNNPLIFITENGNFLLNFSIMFS, from the exons ATGAGCAGAAAGTACAGAGGCTCTATTGGTATATCCCTAGTCTCAGACTGGTATGAGCCATTCTCTAATGCGAGGCATGACCGTGATGCTGCGCAAAGAGCCCTTGATTTCATATTTGGATG GCTTGTGGATCCCCTAACCAACGGTGACTATCCACATAGCATGCAATCTCTAGTTGGTGACCGATTACCCAAATTCACGAAAGAGCAATCCAAGCTAGTAAATGGGTCATTTGATTTTCTAGGGCTAAACTACTATACTGCTAATTATGCAGCCGATTCAGATCACTCGAAAGCTGATAACAAAAGCTACTTGACAGATTCGCAAACTAATACTACTA CTGAGCGCAATGGGATCCCCATCAGTCCAAAG GCTGCTTCAGATTGGCTCTATGTCTATCAAAGGGGAATTCGAGACATTCTATTatacacaaagaaaaagtacaataaTCCACTAATTTTCATTACCGAGAAtggtaattttcttttgaactttTCAATTATGTTCTCATAA